A region of the Mycoavidus sp. HKI genome:
TGCCAGCCATAATGTCGTTGACTTGATTGGCATCGATGGTTTCCCACTCAAGCAAAGCTTTGGCCATCGCTTCAACCTTATCACGGTTATTTTCGAGCAAATCGCGAGCCCTCTGATACTCTTGATCTAGCAGCCGGCGAATTTCTGCGTCGACCTTCTGTTGGGTGGCTTCGGAGACTGATTTTGAGGCTACTTTACCAAACATTGATTCTTGCTCGGTATCTACGTAAACCATCGTGCCCAGCACATCCGACATACCATAGCGAGTGACCATATCACGGGCAATTTTAGTCGCGCGCTCAAAATCGTTTGAGGCCCCCGTAGACATCGAGTCGAGAAATACTTCTTCCGCTACCCGGCCGCCAAAAAGAATGGCGATCTCTTCTAGCATTTTGTCGCGATATAAATTGACCCGATCGTGCTCAGGCAGTTGCCAGGTAATCCCTAGCGCCATGCCGCGCGGCATAATCGAAACCTTATGCACGGGATCTGCGTGCGGCAAGAGTTTAGCGACCACAGCATGACCAGATTCATGGTAGGCCGTATTACGGCGCTCCTCTTCCCGCATGACCGCCGACTTGCGTTCTGGCCCCATAAAGATCTTGTCTTTTGCATCTTCAAAATCTTTCATTTCGACAATACGCTTATTGCGCCGTGCAGCAAACAACGCAGCTTCGTTGATGAGGTTGGCAAGGTCAGCGCCAGAAAAACCCGGTGTGCCACGCGCGATAATCGATGCATCGACATCATTTGAAATCGGCACTTTGCGCAAATGTACCTTCAAAATATGCTCACGCCCGCGGATATCAGGCAAACCAACATAGACTTGGCGATCAAACCGGCCTGGGCGCAATAGTGCTTTATCCAGCACATCAGAGCGGTTGGTGGCGGCAATCACAATGACGCCTGAATTGGCTTCAAAGCCGTCCATTTCAACCAACATTTGGTTTAAGGTTTGTTCGCGCTCATCATTGCCGCCGCCCATACCCGCGCCACGGTGACGCCCGACGGCATCGATTTCATCAATGAAGACAATGCATGGTGAATGTTTTTTTGCTTGTTCGAACATATCACGTACGCGCGCAGCACCCACGCCAACAAACATTTCAACGAAATCTGAGCCAGAGATACTAAAGAAAGGGACCTTCGCTTCGCCAGCAATGGCGCGAGCCAACAAAGTTTTACCTGTACCCGGCGGACCAATCAGCAGCACGCCACGCGGAATACGGCCGCCAAGTTTTTGAAACTTCTGCGGATCGCGCAAAAAATCGACCAACTCTAGTACTTCTTCTTTGGCTTCGTCGCAACCTGCGACATCGTTAAAATTGATCGCATTATTATTCTCGTCGATCAGCCGCGCACGCGATTTGCCAAACGAGAAAGCGCCGCCTTTGCCACCGCCTTGCATCTGCCGCATCATATAAAACCAGAAGCCGATGATCAAAAGCGTTGGCCCGAGGTATGTCAGTGCAGAGATCAGTACATTGGTTTCTTCGTCAGGTTTACCGCTCACCTGGACGTTGTATTTCATTAAATCGCCAACCATCCACATATCGCCAGGCGATGCAACTTGATATTTATTACCCTCAACTGGCGTCACCGCCAAATTGCGCCCGTGCACTAGAACATCCTTGATTTTGCCGTTCTTTGCATCCTCCATAAACTGGGAGTACGCAATCGTATTCTCGGGTGGGCGCGGCTTATCGAACTGCTTAAACACAGTAAACAATACCAGTGCAATGACCAGCCATACTAATGTCTTCGAAAGCATATTGTTATTCAAAGCGTCACTCCTTGGTCCATCGTGTGGAATTCACGATGCATAATATTAATTCAGTCCGCCTGCTATCTTCATAGCAAAAACTAAGCAGCTCATAGAAAATGCTGCAATGACTCACATATTATTGCGCCACTTTTAAACATTTTCCTAAAATAAAAACCTCGGCAGACTTGTCGCGCGAAGCCTTAGGCTTACGTGCTGCGACTGATTTGAAGCTCTGCTTAAACTTCTTAATAATTTGGCTATAGCCACTGCCATGAAAACATTTAACAAGCAATGCACCCTCTTGATGCAAGCACTGCTGCGCAAATTCTAACGCTAGATCGCACACATCTTCAATCCGTGCTGCGTCCGCTACCGCCACCCCTGATAAATTGGGCGACATATCAGAAAGAATCAGATCTATTTTACGCGTTCCAATCATTTCGGTTAACTGCGCCAACACAGCATCCTCACGAAAATCGCCCTGAATAAAATGGACATCTGCAATAGGCTCCATCGGTAGTATATCAAGTGCAATGATCGTGCCCGAGAGATTATTTGTCTCAGAACGTGAATTTTGTGCAAGTTTGTGACGAACATATTGGCTCCAACTACCCGGAGCCGCCCCCAAATCAACAATAATTTGGCCCGGGCGAATGAGCTTATCTTGTTCATCGATTTCTTTCAATTTGTAGGCCGCCCGGGCCCGATACCCTTCACGCTGGGCAAGTTTTACATAAGGGTCATTGATATGATCATGCAACCAAGACTGGTTAAACCGGTTTTTTGCCATCTAATAAAAGTTATATCTATGTTTTTACTGAAATTTTAGCGGATAATATGGTTTTATATTTACTATAGCTGACTCTTTGTCTAACGTCAGTGTGTAAAAACTACTATTCTTAAATCATGCCTGCTTTATCCATTACGCCCGCCAAACGGGCGACTTTACGCGCACAAGCCCATGCCCTCAAGCCCGTCGTTATGATTGGCGCTGATGGCTTAACCGAAGCTGTGCTTGCTGAAATTGAAATCCATCTCAGCGTGCATGAGTTGATCAAAATTCGTGTCTTGGGCGACGATCGCGACGCGCGCGCCGCCATCTACCAACATATTTGCGGGCAACTTAACGCCGCGCCGGTTCAACATATTGGCAAGTTATTGCTGATTTGGCGCGCCACGCCTGCGCCTCAGGAACACCAAACAACTTTAGCGCGCCCGACCCATCAAGGCCAAGCAGCCAAGCCTGCTAAAGGACGCGGCTCACGCCTGGTGACGATTGTCAAACCGAACCCAAATCCAAGCCGGCGTCCGCAAACTAAAAGCGTCCTAGTGCGCGGCAATGAACGCGTCACGGCAGGCGGCTCAATCAAGAAAGCAAAAAACCGGCAGGCCAGCACAAAACGCCAGTATCAGTCTGACAAATAGCGCTATCGCTAGACCTGTTTCAGCCCCCTACAGGTCTATTAAATATAGCGAATCGCAATAATTTCATATTCGCGCACGCCGCTTGGTGCTTGCACGGTCGCAACATCGCTTTCATATTTGCCAATTAGCGCTCGCGCAACGGGCGAACTGATTGAAAGCAAGCCGTGCTCAAGATTGGCTTCATCATCCCCAACAATTTGATAGGTTACTCTTTCGCCCGAGGCCAGGTCCTCAAGATCAACCGTGGCGCCAAATACGGCGCGGCCGTCCGCATCAACCAGCGCCGGCTCGATAATTTGCGCGGCAGATAATTTTGCTTCTAACTCTAAAATCCGGCCTTCGATAAAAGCTTGCTTCTCTTTTGCCGCATCATATTCGGCATTTTCCGAAAGATCACCCTGAGCACGGGCTTCTGAGATTGAATAAATCACCGACGGCCGCTCGACTGTTTTCAGCCGATGCAGTTCGTCTTTTAATAGGCCAGCGCCACGTTTGGTTAACGGAATAGAAGTCATGAGGAAATTATACGGTACCTAAATACATTGAGGGGTTAGTTTAGACTAGCATGTAGCCCTTGTATATCATATACCTCTAGATTTTTTAAATAACGCAATCCCTCAACCGCTGCGCGCGCGCCTGACATCGTTGTGTAATACGTGACTTTATTAGCCAGAGCGCTGATCCGAATCGAACGGGAATCGGCAATCGCTGCGCGCGTTTCATCAACCGTGGTAAAAACTAACGCAATCTCACCATTTTTAAGCATATCGACAATGTGTGGGCGGCCGTCTTTCACTTTATTGACCGCCTTGACCGGCACGCCAGCCGCACTAATCGCCGCGGCCGTGCCTTTGGTTGCAACCAAGAAGTACCCGAGCTCGTGCAGTAAGCGCGCCAACTCAACTGCAGTGGGCTTATCGCTGTCTTTTACGGTCATCAAGACCGTACCAGAAACCGGTAAGCGCGAGCCAGCTGCAAGCTGCGACTTAAATAGCGCCTCGCCAAAAGTGCGACCAATCCCCATCACCTCGCCAGTTGAGCGCATTTCAGGACCAAGTACGGGGTCAACGCTTGGAAATTTAGCAAACGGAAAGACCGCCTCTTTAACGCTAAACCAAGACGGTTCAACTTCCTCACCGATATGCTGCGCATCAAGGCTTTGCCCAACCATGCAACGCGCGGCAATTTTTGCGAGTTGCATGCCGGTTGCCTTGGAAATATAAGGGACTGTGCGTGAAGCGCGTGGATTGACTTCAAGCACATAAATAATATCTTCAACCTGCTGGGTCGGTCCAGTGCCCGCAGCTTGACGCTGAATCGCAAACTGCACGTTCATCAGCCCAACCACTTTTAGAGCCTGTGCCATCGCGACCGTTTGCCGCTTCAACTCGGCAATCGTGGCAGCCGAGAGCGAATAGGGCGGCAGTGAACACGCCGAGTCGCCCGAATGCACCCCAGCTTGTTCAATATGCTCCATCACGCCACCAATAAAGACCCTTTGCCCATCTGCAATGCAATCCACATCACATTCAATGGCATCGTTCAGAAAACGGTCAAGTAACACCGGCGAATCGTTGGAAACCTTAACGGCCTCTCGCATATATCGCTCAAGCTCGCGCGGCTCATGCACAATTTCCATCGCGCGCCCACCGAGCACATAAGAAGGCCGTACCACGAGCGGATAACCAATTTCCTCGGCCAGCGCCAGCGCTTTTTCTTCGGTTCGAGCGGTGCGATTGGGTGGCTGGCGCAAGCCAAGTTTAGATAACAATTGCTGAAACCGCTCGCGGTCCTCAGCCATATCGATCATATCCGGCGTCGTCCCGATGATCGGCACGCCATTGGCCTCAAGATCAAGCGCCAGTTTGAGCGGAGTCTGCCCACCATATTGCACGATCACGCCTAAAGGTTGTTCTTTATCGACAATTTCGAGCACATCCTCTAACGTCAGCGGCTCGAAATATAGGCGATCCGACGTGTCATAATCAGTCGATACTGTTTCTGGATTGCAATTGACCATAATCGTCTCATAGCCATCTTCACCCAGCGCAAGCGCCGCATGCACGCAACAATAATCAAACTCAATACCTTGCCCAATCCGATTCGGGCCACCACCTAACACAACAATTTTTTTGCGCTGAGTCGGCTGTGCTTCGCATTCTTCTTCATACGTTGAATACAAATAGGCCGTTTTTGTCGCGAATTCAGCCGCGCAACTATCCACGCGCTTATAGACTGGGCGCACATTGAGCGCCAGGCGACGGGCGCGCACGGCAGCTGGCTCCACCTCCAGCAGTTTAGCCAAGCGCCGATCGGAAAAACCACTCCGCTTTAACTCACGCAATTCGTCGGCTGACAGACTCTCCAATGAACGTGTCCTCAAGGCCTGCTCTTTCAGCACGATTTGCTCAATCTGCGCTAAAAACCAAGGGTCGATATGGGTTTCTTGGTAAATTTCAGCTAGACTTAAACCGATCCGAAACGCATCGGCCACATACCAGATACGATCGGGGCCAGGCTCACCAATTTCTTCGCCAATTTGGTCGCGATCGGTCGATTTTTCATCCAGCCCATCCACTCCCACTTCAAGCCCGCGCAACGCTTTTTGAAAAGACTCCTGAAAGGTGCGGCCAATTGCCATGACCTCCCCGACCGATTTCATTTGGGTGGTCAAATGCGGATCAGCGGCGGGGAATTTCTCAAAAGCAAACCGTGGGATCTTGGTCACTACATAGTCAAGCGTAGGCTCAAACGAAGCCGGCGTGCCGGAGCCCGTTTCATTGCTGGTAATTTCATTTTTTAATTCATCGAGGGTGTAACCTACGGCAAGCTTAGCGGCGATCTTCGCAATTGGAAAACCGGTTGCCTTTGAGGCCAGCGCTGATGAACGCGATACCCGGGGGTTCATTTCAATGACCACCATCCGGCCATCGGCCGGATTAATCGCAAACTGTACATTTGAGCCCCCCGTATCAACGCCAATTTCGCGCAAGACGGCTAGCGAGGCGTTGCGCAAGAGCTGATATTCTTTGTCCGTGAGCGTTTGCGCAGGCGCGACAGTAATTGAATCCCCGGTATGGATCCCCATTGGGTCTAGGTTTTCAATTGAGCAAACAATGATGCAGTTATCATGCCGGTCGCGCACCACTTCCATCTCAAATTCTTTCCAGCCCAAGAGAGACTCTTCAATCAATAACTCATGGGTCGGCGAAAGATCAAGGCCGCGTTTGCAAATTTCTTCAAACTCTTCACGATTATAAGCAATCCCACCGCCTGAGCCACCCATTGTAAAAGAGGGCCGGATAATCATTGGATAACCCATACCGCCGGTTTGTATTGAGATCTCGGCCTGTACTCTTAGCGCGTCCTCAAACGAATGAGCAATGCCAGATTTTGCCGAAGCCAGGCCAATCTTTGTCATGGCTTCTTTAAATTTCTGCCGGTCTTCTGCTTTATCAATCGCAGCCGGCGAAGCGCCAATTAATTCAACGTTGTATTGGGCAAGCACGCCATGATGATGTAGATCAAGCGCACAATTAAGGGCGGTCTGCCCACCCATGGTTGGCAAGATGGCGTCAGGACGCTCTTTGGCGATAATTCGCTCAAGCACTTCCCAAGTAATAGGCTCGATATAGGTCACATCCGCCATTTCCGGGTCAGTCATAATCGTTGCCGGATTACTATTGACCAAGACCACCGTGTAACCTTCATCACGCAATGCCTTGCACGCTTGCGCGCCTGAATAGTCGAACTCGCATGCTTGGCCGATGATAATCGGACCCGCTCCGATGATTAGGATTTTATTAATATCTGTGCGCTTAGGCATAAAATTCTCTAAATAGTTTTCTTATACGGCCGCTTTGTTGCCGGCACGTTCACGTGCCATGAGCGTGATGAATCGATCGAATAGATAGCCTAGATCATGCGGCCCCGGCGATGCTTCTGGGTGGCCCTGGAAGCAAAATGCCGGGGACTCCTTCAAAGCAAAACCTTGCAAGGTACCGTCAAATAGCGAAACATGCGTGATCCGGGCGTGTGCCGGCAAGCTCTGCGCATCCACCGCAAAACCGTGATTTTGCGAAGTAATCACCACGCGGCCATCATCCAGGTCTTTCACCGGATGATTAGCGCCATGATGGCCGGTTTTCATTTTGACTGTCTGCGCGCCAATCGCCAACGCCATAATCTGATGCCCAAGGCAAATGCCGAAAGTCGGCAATTTTTGCTCGATCAACTCACGCACAGCACGAATTGCATAATCGCATGGCTGAGGATCGCCCGGACCATTGGATAAAAAGATGCCATCTGGTTTAAGCGCCAGCGCCTCAGCTGCGCTCGTTTGAGCCGGCAGCACAGTGACCCGGCAGCCACGCTGCGCTAACATGCGCAAAATATTAAATTTGACGCCATAGTCAAAAGCCACGACGTGGTAGCGTGGTTGCGTCAACGTGCCGTAGCCAGTACCCAACTGCCATTCGGTTTGCATCCATTCATAGGGTTTAGGCGTTGAGACAACTTGAGCCAAGTCCTTCCCTGACAACCCGGCAAAAGCTCTGGCCAACGCAAGCGCTTTCTCAGCATCCGTGTCGCCAGCCAGAATACAGCCGTTTTGAGCGCCACGCTCGCGCAAAATCCGGGTCAAGCGACGCGTATCAATACCGGCAATCGCGACCATCTGCTGCTCGCGCAGATAATCAGCAAGCGGCTGATGCTGACGGAAATTAGACGACAATACAGGAAGATCACGAATGATAAGGCCAGCCGCTTGTATTTTTGCAGCATCAATATCTTCGTGATTAACCCCCGTATTACCAATATGAGGATAAGTAAATGTCACCAGCTGATGAGCGTAACTCGGATCCGTCAGGATTTCCTGATAGCCCGTCATTGCAGTGTTAAAGACTACCTCACCCACAGTATGACCGGCAGCGCCAATCGAAACGCCACGAAAAATCGTGCCATCAGCAAGCGCAAGCAAAGCAGGTTGAAAAGACGGCAACACGGCTAACTCCTAAAGGCAACACGCCTACTGTCAACCCGCCGCCGGTCACTAAATTGCCCGTGTGCTCGCCAGAGAGCTCCACACCAGCATTAAGGCTTGGTTGCATGCAGTCGCTCTACTTGACTATGCGGGACCAGAACGGAGGATACGGGTAGGCGCTAAGATAAATTTAACTCAGATAAACCTTCTAATTATAACTTGAAAGCGTTCTATTTTTTGTATTTTTTGAGGATAAAACCTTGCCCCTTATCCGCTTAGCCACTATTTGCCTGATATTTCTGCGCCTCAATCAGGCCACGATTAGCCAACGCATCAGCACGCTCATTCTCCGGATGACCCGCATGTCCCTTAACCCAGCACCATTCAATTTCATGCTGATTAGCTAGCCGATCTAAGCGCTGCCATAAGTCGACGTTTTTCACCGGTGTTCTCGCTGAGGTTATCCAGTTTTTTTGCTTCCAACCGTGAATCCATTGACTAATGCCCTGTTGCACGTATTTTGAATCTGTATAAATAGCAATTTTGGCGCGGCGCTTTAATGCTTCAAGAGCCGCAATCACCGCCATCAACTCCATCCGATTATTGGTGGTAGCCGGTTCGCCGCCTGACAATTCTTTTTCTTGCATACGATAGCGTAACAACGCGCCCCACCCCCCTGGACCTGGATTGCCTTTACAAGCCCCGTCGGTGTAAATTTCGATCGTTTCGGAATGCATTATTTACGCCTCTGAGTTTGTGGCGTGGCCACCGGCGGCAAAGCCGGCGCCAGGGCGGCGGAACTGCGCGGCGCGGCGCCGACTAAACGCACGCCACGCACGCGCTTAATCGCCGTAATCATGTACACTGCGCCAAAAATAGGCCACCAGCGATCCCCGGCTTTTTCTACGCACGCAAATCGCGTCAGCCACTGTTCACTCATAAAGGGCGGCTGATAACAACCAAAGCGCCCGCGATTTAATTCAAAACCCAGTAACTTAAGCCAGTCCTTGAGGCGCGAAAACGCAATCAGCTTACGGTGAGCGGGAACAAAAGAGCGCTTAGTTAACCCCTTAAGCGCTTGTCGAGCTCCCCATAGACTCAATGTATTAAAGCCAAAGATCACCAATTGTCCTTCGGGCAACAACACGCGCTCAACTTCTCGTAATAGCCGATGTGGCTCACACGTCAATTCAAGCGTGTGTGGCAAAATAAGTAAGTCGACACTTTGGGAGGCGAAAGGCAGCTCAGGCAAATCGCACCGAATGCAGCTATATTCGGCAAACGCAGCCAACATTTTTAAATCAGACTCTGCATTCAACACCACCGCGCGGGATGGCATGCGATTTTCACGCAGCGCGTCAAGTTGAGGCAGGCCAAGTTGTAATGCATAATAGCCGAAGATATCACTCACCAGGCGATCAAGTTGTGCCTGCTCCCAGGCAAGCACATAGCGCCCAGGGGCAGAAGCCGCCCAAGCGGACCACTCTATAGTAGATTGATTAGACATGATGCTCCAATGAATACGTCATTTACTGCTCGCAAATTACTTGAGTACGTAGCAGTCCCCGCGTTTCAAGACAACTATATTTGGTTGGTATCGGATGGCCAAGCCGCATTCGTGGTCGACCCAGGCGATGCAACCCCGGTCATCGCTCAATTGCGCGAACGTGGCTGGCATTTAAGCGCTATTTTACTCACACATCATCATTACGATCATGTCGCTGGAGTAGCGAGCCTACTTAGCAGGTGGGACGTCCCTGTATACGGCCCAGCGCAGCAGACCATCGACACCGTCACGCACCCGCTCAAACATAATGATACGGTATGTCTGCTAGCACCGCAGTTAGAATTTGCCGTGCTTGAAATACCCGGCCATACAAATGACCATCTGGCTTATTTCATCAAAGGCGCAGAGCAGACAGCGCCTCGCGTATTCTGCGGCGATACGCTTTTTGCTAGCGGCTGTGGCCGTCTATTTGAGGGTACGCCGCAGCAGATGCTCGCCTCACTCGATGCGTTAGCCGCGTTACCCAGCGCCACGCGCGTACA
Encoded here:
- a CDS encoding RlmE family RNA methyltransferase, whose product is MAKNRFNQSWLHDHINDPYVKLAQREGYRARAAYKLKEIDEQDKLIRPGQIIVDLGAAPGSWSQYVRHKLAQNSRSETNNLSGTIIALDILPMEPIADVHFIQGDFREDAVLAQLTEMIGTRKIDLILSDMSPNLSGVAVADAARIEDVCDLALEFAQQCLHQEGALLVKCFHGSGYSQIIKKFKQSFKSVAARKPKASRDKSAEVFILGKCLKVAQ
- the gloB gene encoding hydroxyacylglutathione hydrolase produces the protein MNTSFTARKLLEYVAVPAFQDNYIWLVSDGQAAFVVDPGDATPVIAQLRERGWHLSAILLTHHHYDHVAGVASLLSRWDVPVYGPAQQTIDTVTHPLKHNDTVCLLAPQLEFAVLEIPGHTNDHLAYFIKGAEQTAPRVFCGDTLFASGCGRLFEGTPQQMLASLDALAALPSATRVHCGHEYTLANIRFALACEPNNLDLHTWQRQAHALRAQGKPTVPTTLAHEKRVNPFLRVDQAEIQQRLAVPTSDRLATFIALREWKDHFS
- the ftsH gene encoding ATP-dependent zinc metalloprotease FtsH, whose product is MNNNMLSKTLVWLVIALVLFTVFKQFDKPRPPENTIAYSQFMEDAKNGKIKDVLVHGRNLAVTPVEGNKYQVASPGDMWMVGDLMKYNVQVSGKPDEETNVLISALTYLGPTLLIIGFWFYMMRQMQGGGKGGAFSFGKSRARLIDENNNAINFNDVAGCDEAKEEVLELVDFLRDPQKFQKLGGRIPRGVLLIGPPGTGKTLLARAIAGEAKVPFFSISGSDFVEMFVGVGAARVRDMFEQAKKHSPCIVFIDEIDAVGRHRGAGMGGGNDEREQTLNQMLVEMDGFEANSGVIVIAATNRSDVLDKALLRPGRFDRQVYVGLPDIRGREHILKVHLRKVPISNDVDASIIARGTPGFSGADLANLINEAALFAARRNKRIVEMKDFEDAKDKIFMGPERKSAVMREEERRNTAYHESGHAVVAKLLPHADPVHKVSIMPRGMALGITWQLPEHDRVNLYRDKMLEEIAILFGGRVAEEVFLDSMSTGASNDFERATKIARDMVTRYGMSDVLGTMVYVDTEQESMFGKVASKSVSEATQQKVDAEIRRLLDQEYQRARDLLENNRDKVEAMAKALLEWETIDANQVNDIMAGNPPRSPKNDSSDGSSAAGGDNDGYSEIKPATTAQPAEAG
- the rnhA gene encoding ribonuclease HI codes for the protein MHSETIEIYTDGACKGNPGPGGWGALLRYRMQEKELSGGEPATTNNRMELMAVIAALEALKRRAKIAIYTDSKYVQQGISQWIHGWKQKNWITSARTPVKNVDLWQRLDRLANQHEIEWCWVKGHAGHPENERADALANRGLIEAQKYQANSG
- a CDS encoding YhbY family RNA-binding protein translates to MPALSITPAKRATLRAQAHALKPVVMIGADGLTEAVLAEIEIHLSVHELIKIRVLGDDRDARAAIYQHICGQLNAAPVQHIGKLLLIWRATPAPQEHQTTLARPTHQGQAAKPAKGRGSRLVTIVKPNPNPSRRPQTKSVLVRGNERVTAGGSIKKAKNRQASTKRQYQSDK
- the carA gene encoding glutamine-hydrolyzing carbamoyl-phosphate synthase small subunit encodes the protein MLPSFQPALLALADGTIFRGVSIGAAGHTVGEVVFNTAMTGYQEILTDPSYAHQLVTFTYPHIGNTGVNHEDIDAAKIQAAGLIIRDLPVLSSNFRQHQPLADYLREQQMVAIAGIDTRRLTRILRERGAQNGCILAGDTDAEKALALARAFAGLSGKDLAQVVSTPKPYEWMQTEWQLGTGYGTLTQPRYHVVAFDYGVKFNILRMLAQRGCRVTVLPAQTSAAEALALKPDGIFLSNGPGDPQPCDYAIRAVRELIEQKLPTFGICLGHQIMALAIGAQTVKMKTGHHGANHPVKDLDDGRVVITSQNHGFAVDAQSLPAHARITHVSLFDGTLQGFALKESPAFCFQGHPEASPGPHDLGYLFDRFITLMARERAGNKAAV
- the carB gene encoding carbamoyl-phosphate synthase large subunit; the encoded protein is MPKRTDINKILIIGAGPIIIGQACEFDYSGAQACKALRDEGYTVVLVNSNPATIMTDPEMADVTYIEPITWEVLERIIAKERPDAILPTMGGQTALNCALDLHHHGVLAQYNVELIGASPAAIDKAEDRQKFKEAMTKIGLASAKSGIAHSFEDALRVQAEISIQTGGMGYPMIIRPSFTMGGSGGGIAYNREEFEEICKRGLDLSPTHELLIEESLLGWKEFEMEVVRDRHDNCIIVCSIENLDPMGIHTGDSITVAPAQTLTDKEYQLLRNASLAVLREIGVDTGGSNVQFAINPADGRMVVIEMNPRVSRSSALASKATGFPIAKIAAKLAVGYTLDELKNEITSNETGSGTPASFEPTLDYVVTKIPRFAFEKFPAADPHLTTQMKSVGEVMAIGRTFQESFQKALRGLEVGVDGLDEKSTDRDQIGEEIGEPGPDRIWYVADAFRIGLSLAEIYQETHIDPWFLAQIEQIVLKEQALRTRSLESLSADELRELKRSGFSDRRLAKLLEVEPAAVRARRLALNVRPVYKRVDSCAAEFATKTAYLYSTYEEECEAQPTQRKKIVVLGGGPNRIGQGIEFDYCCVHAALALGEDGYETIMVNCNPETVSTDYDTSDRLYFEPLTLEDVLEIVDKEQPLGVIVQYGGQTPLKLALDLEANGVPIIGTTPDMIDMAEDRERFQQLLSKLGLRQPPNRTARTEEKALALAEEIGYPLVVRPSYVLGGRAMEIVHEPRELERYMREAVKVSNDSPVLLDRFLNDAIECDVDCIADGQRVFIGGVMEHIEQAGVHSGDSACSLPPYSLSAATIAELKRQTVAMAQALKVVGLMNVQFAIQRQAAGTGPTQQVEDIIYVLEVNPRASRTVPYISKATGMQLAKIAARCMVGQSLDAQHIGEEVEPSWFSVKEAVFPFAKFPSVDPVLGPEMRSTGEVMGIGRTFGEALFKSQLAAGSRLPVSGTVLMTVKDSDKPTAVELARLLHELGYFLVATKGTAAAISAAGVPVKAVNKVKDGRPHIVDMLKNGEIALVFTTVDETRAAIADSRSIRISALANKVTYYTTMSGARAAVEGLRYLKNLEVYDIQGLHASLN
- a CDS encoding methyltransferase domain-containing protein — encoded protein: MSNQSTIEWSAWAASAPGRYVLAWEQAQLDRLVSDIFGYYALQLGLPQLDALRENRMPSRAVVLNAESDLKMLAAFAEYSCIRCDLPELPFASQSVDLLILPHTLELTCEPHRLLREVERVLLPEGQLVIFGFNTLSLWGARQALKGLTKRSFVPAHRKLIAFSRLKDWLKLLGFELNRGRFGCYQPPFMSEQWLTRFACVEKAGDRWWPIFGAVYMITAIKRVRGVRLVGAAPRSSAALAPALPPVATPQTQRRK
- the greA gene encoding transcription elongation factor GreA; its protein translation is MTSIPLTKRGAGLLKDELHRLKTVERPSVIYSISEARAQGDLSENAEYDAAKEKQAFIEGRILELEAKLSAAQIIEPALVDADGRAVFGATVDLEDLASGERVTYQIVGDDEANLEHGLLSISSPVARALIGKYESDVATVQAPSGVREYEIIAIRYI